A stretch of Pseudomonas taetrolens DNA encodes these proteins:
- a CDS encoding homoserine kinase yields MSVFTPLTRPELETFLAPYGLGRLLDFQGIAAGSENTNYFISLEQGEFVLTLVERGPIKEMPFFIELLDVLHTADLPVPFALRTVDGEALRELKGKPALLQPRLAGKHIREANAQHCAQVGDLLGHLHVATRDNVLERKTDRGLDWMLTEGPSLMANLEPAAAQLLQKALSEITERKAQILALPRANLHGDLFRDNAMFEGTHLTGLIDFYNACSGPMLYDVAIALNDWCADEDGQIDAPRARALLGAYAALRPFTASEAELWPTLLRVACVRFWLSRLIAAQTFAGQDVLIHDPGEFERRLALRQNVNLPLPFAL; encoded by the coding sequence ATGTCTGTATTCACCCCACTGACTCGCCCTGAGCTGGAGACTTTTCTTGCGCCTTACGGACTCGGCCGTCTGCTCGATTTCCAGGGGATTGCCGCTGGCAGCGAAAACACCAATTACTTCATCAGCCTGGAGCAGGGCGAATTTGTCCTGACCCTGGTTGAGCGTGGCCCTATCAAAGAGATGCCGTTCTTTATCGAACTGCTCGATGTGCTGCACACCGCAGATTTACCCGTGCCCTTCGCCTTGCGCACTGTCGACGGCGAGGCCCTGCGCGAACTCAAAGGCAAACCGGCACTGCTGCAGCCGCGCCTGGCCGGCAAACATATTCGCGAAGCCAACGCTCAACATTGCGCACAGGTCGGCGACCTCCTGGGGCACTTGCACGTCGCCACACGCGATAATGTGCTGGAACGCAAGACGGATCGCGGCCTGGACTGGATGCTGACCGAAGGCCCGTCGCTGATGGCCAACCTGGAGCCGGCAGCGGCTCAGTTACTGCAAAAGGCCCTGAGCGAAATCACCGAGCGCAAGGCGCAGATCCTGGCATTGCCACGAGCCAACCTGCACGGTGACTTGTTCCGCGATAACGCCATGTTTGAAGGTACGCATCTGACGGGACTGATCGACTTTTACAACGCCTGCTCCGGCCCAATGCTGTACGACGTGGCGATCGCCCTGAATGACTGGTGCGCAGACGAGGACGGTCAGATTGACGCCCCTCGTGCCCGCGCCCTGCTGGGGGCCTACGCCGCCCTGCGCCCATTCACGGCCAGCGAGGCCGAGCTCTGGCCAACCTTGCTGCGCGTCGCCTGCGTGCGGTTCTGGTTGTCACGCCTGATTGCAGCCCAGACCTTCGCCGGTCAGGACGTGCTGATTCACGATCCGGGCGAATTTGAACGTCGCCTGGCATTGCGCCAGAACGTGAACCTGCCGCTGCCGTTCGCGCTATAA
- a CDS encoding DUF2782 domain-containing protein, with translation MRTLNRLLLTGLFAFTPLVTFAADEAVTADPDVTIRTEGDKTIQEYRQNGFLYAIKVTPKGGKPYFLVRADGTDANYIRSDQPDMLIPSWKIFEWK, from the coding sequence ATGCGCACACTCAATCGCCTGTTGCTGACCGGCTTGTTTGCATTCACTCCGCTGGTAACCTTTGCAGCTGATGAAGCAGTCACCGCCGACCCAGACGTAACCATTCGCACGGAAGGCGATAAAACCATTCAGGAATACCGTCAAAACGGTTTTCTGTACGCCATCAAGGTCACCCCAAAAGGGGGCAAACCGTACTTTCTGGTACGCGCTGATGGTACTGATGCCAATTACATCCGTTCCGACCAGCCGGATATGCTGATTCCTTCGTGGAAAATCTTCGAATGGAAATAG
- the polA gene encoding DNA polymerase I yields MSQAPLVLVDGSSYLYRAFHALPPLTTSKGLPTGAVKGVLNMLKSLRKQYPDSPFAVVFDAKGGTFRDDMYAEYKANRPSMPDDMRVQIEPLHASVIALGFPLLCVEGVEADDVIGTLARSSAAADRPVVISTGDKDMAQLVDGHITLVNTMTGSVMDIEGVKEKFGVAPEQIIDYLALMGDSSDNIPGVPGIGPKTASGLLMGVGGGLVDLYEKLDVVPTLPIRGAKNLPAKLEEHREMAFLSYQLATIKIDVPLDIGLEDLHLKAPDCEKLIELYTVLEFKSWIAEVEREAKRAGQVVVHEEPVAEEAESQYETILDQARFDVWLKKLNDAKLFAFDTETTGIDAQQAQLVGLSFAVKPGEAAYIPLTHSYMGVPEQLDRDTVLRALKPLLEDPGKAKVGQHAKFDMNILANCAIGGDQACGITVQGIAYDTMLESYVLDSTATRHDMDSLALKYLGHATTSFQDIAGKGVKQLTFDQISLEQAGPYAAEDADVTLRLHQVLHEKLTAIPSLNAVLTDIEMPLVPVLARIERQGALVDANLLGIQSVELGDKLVALEREAFAIAGEEFNLGSPKQLGVILYEKLGLPIISKTAKGQPSTAEAVLAELAEQDFPLPKVLMQYRSLSKLKSTYTDRLPEQINPRTGRIHTSYHQAVTATGRLSSSDPNLQNIPIRTAEGRRIRQAFVAPQGYKLLAADYSQIELRIMAHLAKDEGLLHAFRNNLDVHSATAAEVFGVELGEVTTDQRRSAKAINFGLIYGMSAFGLAKQIGVDRKQSQAYIDRYFARYPGVLDYMERTRAQASEQGYVETIFGRRLYLPDINAKNPALRKGAERTAINAPMQGTAADIIKKAMVAVDNWLSASGLDARVILQVHDELVLEVREDLVEQVRDEVRSHMSDAAKLDVPLVVEVGVGNNWDEAH; encoded by the coding sequence ATGAGCCAAGCTCCCCTCGTCCTGGTGGACGGTTCTTCATATCTGTACCGCGCCTTCCATGCGCTGCCACCGCTGACTACCTCCAAGGGCCTGCCGACAGGCGCCGTGAAGGGCGTTTTGAACATGCTGAAAAGCCTGCGCAAGCAGTATCCGGACAGCCCGTTTGCGGTGGTTTTCGATGCCAAGGGCGGCACATTTCGCGATGACATGTACGCCGAATACAAGGCGAATCGACCGAGCATGCCCGATGACATGCGGGTTCAAATTGAGCCTTTGCATGCCAGCGTCATTGCCCTGGGCTTTCCTTTGCTGTGCGTCGAAGGCGTTGAAGCTGACGATGTGATCGGTACGCTGGCCCGCAGCAGTGCCGCGGCAGACCGTCCGGTGGTGATTTCGACCGGCGACAAGGACATGGCGCAACTGGTCGATGGTCACATCACCCTGGTCAACACCATGACCGGCAGCGTGATGGATATCGAAGGCGTGAAAGAGAAGTTTGGCGTCGCCCCCGAGCAGATCATCGATTACCTCGCGCTGATGGGCGATTCGTCCGACAACATTCCTGGCGTCCCGGGGATTGGCCCGAAAACCGCGTCAGGCTTGCTGATGGGTGTAGGCGGTGGCCTTGTTGATCTGTACGAAAAACTCGACGTCGTGCCGACTTTACCGATCCGCGGGGCTAAAAACCTGCCGGCCAAGCTCGAAGAACATCGAGAAATGGCGTTCCTGTCCTATCAGCTGGCGACGATTAAAATCGATGTGCCGCTGGATATCGGTCTGGAAGACTTGCACCTCAAGGCGCCTGACTGTGAAAAGCTGATTGAGCTGTACACCGTACTGGAGTTCAAGAGCTGGATCGCCGAAGTCGAGCGCGAGGCCAAGCGCGCCGGGCAGGTGGTGGTGCATGAAGAACCAGTGGCGGAGGAGGCGGAGTCGCAGTACGAAACCATCCTGGATCAAGCGCGTTTCGACGTGTGGCTGAAAAAGCTCAATGACGCCAAGCTGTTTGCCTTTGATACTGAAACTACCGGCATAGACGCGCAGCAAGCGCAATTGGTGGGGCTGTCGTTTGCAGTCAAGCCCGGCGAAGCGGCTTATATTCCGCTAACGCATTCCTACATGGGTGTGCCGGAGCAATTGGACCGCGACACCGTGTTGCGTGCCCTCAAGCCGCTGCTGGAAGACCCGGGCAAGGCCAAGGTCGGTCAGCACGCCAAGTTCGACATGAATATTCTGGCCAATTGCGCCATTGGTGGCGATCAGGCCTGCGGCATCACGGTGCAGGGCATTGCCTACGACACCATGCTGGAGTCCTACGTGCTCGACTCCACGGCCACCCGCCACGATATGGACAGCCTGGCGCTCAAATATCTGGGCCATGCGACCACCAGTTTCCAGGACATCGCCGGCAAGGGCGTCAAGCAGTTGACCTTTGACCAGATCTCGTTGGAGCAGGCTGGCCCGTATGCCGCTGAAGATGCTGATGTGACATTGCGTTTGCACCAGGTTCTGCATGAGAAGCTGACGGCAATCCCTAGCCTGAACGCTGTACTGACGGATATTGAAATGCCGCTGGTGCCTGTGTTGGCACGTATTGAACGTCAGGGTGCGTTGGTAGATGCCAACTTGCTGGGGATTCAGAGCGTTGAGCTGGGCGACAAGCTTGTGGCGCTTGAGCGTGAGGCCTTCGCCATTGCCGGTGAAGAGTTCAACCTGGGTTCGCCGAAGCAGCTCGGCGTGATTTTGTATGAAAAGCTGGGCTTGCCCATCATCAGCAAGACCGCCAAGGGCCAGCCTTCGACCGCGGAGGCCGTACTGGCTGAACTGGCCGAACAGGATTTCCCGCTGCCCAAGGTTTTGATGCAGTACCGTTCGCTGAGCAAACTGAAAAGCACCTACACCGACCGCTTGCCGGAGCAGATCAATCCGCGTACCGGCCGGATTCACACGTCTTACCATCAGGCGGTGACGGCGACCGGACGTTTGTCGTCCAGCGACCCGAACTTGCAGAACATTCCGATCCGTACCGCTGAAGGCCGTCGAATCCGCCAGGCGTTTGTCGCGCCCCAAGGTTACAAGCTGCTGGCCGCGGACTATTCGCAAATCGAACTGCGGATCATGGCTCATCTGGCCAAGGACGAAGGGCTGCTGCATGCCTTCCGCAATAACCTGGATGTGCATAGCGCCACAGCGGCCGAGGTGTTCGGCGTTGAGTTGGGCGAGGTCACCACGGACCAGCGCCGCAGTGCCAAGGCGATTAACTTTGGTCTGATCTACGGCATGAGCGCCTTTGGCCTTGCCAAGCAGATCGGGGTCGACCGCAAGCAGTCGCAGGCGTACATCGACCGTTACTTTGCGCGCTATCCGGGCGTGCTGGATTACATGGAGCGCACCCGGGCCCAAGCCTCGGAGCAAGGGTACGTCGAGACCATCTTTGGTCGTCGCCTCTACCTGCCAGATATCAACGCTAAAAACCCGGCGCTGCGCAAAGGGGCTGAACGCACTGCGATCAATGCGCCGATGCAGGGCACGGCGGCTGACATCATCAAGAAAGCCATGGTGGCTGTGGATAACTGGCTGAGTGCGTCGGGTCTCGATGCCCGCGTCATCCTGCAGGTACACGATGAATTGGTGCTTGAAGTGCGCGAAGACCTGGTGGAGCAGGTACGTGATGAGGTGCGCAGTCACATGAGTGATGCCGCGAAGCTGGATGTGCCGCTGGTGGTTGAAGTGGGTGTGGGCAATAACTGGGACGAGGCGCACTGA
- the yihA gene encoding ribosome biogenesis GTP-binding protein YihA/YsxC, giving the protein MQLKNPILGLCQQATFMLSAAKVDQCPDDDGYEVAFAGRSNAGKSSALNTLTHASLARTSKTPGRTQLLNFFQLDEERRLVDLPGYGYAKVPIPLKMHWQRHLEAYFGSRESLKGVILMMDIRHPMTDFDVLMLDWTTSSSMPMHILLTKADKLTYGAAKNTLLKIQADIRKRWGDSVTIQLFSTPKRMGLEEAYTVLARWMELPNKGEEAGESEA; this is encoded by the coding sequence ATGCAACTCAAGAACCCCATTCTCGGTCTGTGCCAACAGGCTACCTTCATGCTCAGCGCAGCCAAAGTTGATCAATGCCCCGACGACGACGGCTATGAAGTCGCGTTTGCCGGGCGCTCAAACGCCGGCAAGTCCAGCGCACTCAACACTTTGACCCATGCCAGCCTGGCGCGCACATCGAAAACACCCGGCCGCACCCAGCTGCTGAACTTCTTCCAACTGGACGAAGAACGTCGTCTGGTTGACCTTCCCGGCTATGGCTACGCCAAAGTACCCATCCCGTTAAAAATGCACTGGCAGCGTCACCTCGAAGCTTATTTCGGCAGCCGCGAAAGCCTCAAAGGCGTGATCTTGATGATGGATATCCGTCATCCAATGACCGATTTCGACGTTTTGATGCTGGACTGGACGACGTCGAGCAGCATGCCGATGCATATTTTGCTGACCAAAGCCGACAAACTGACGTACGGCGCAGCCAAAAATACATTGCTTAAAATCCAGGCTGATATCCGCAAGCGTTGGGGTGACTCGGTCACGATCCAGCTGTTCTCCACGCCTAAGCGCATGGGCCTGGAAGAGGCATACACCGTGTTGGCACGCTGGATGGAATTGCCCAATAAAGGCGAAGAGGCTGGCGAGTCCGAGGCATAA
- a CDS encoding c-type cytochrome, with translation MNKIFVSLLLTLGVTGIAQAAGTALVGDAAAGQAKTAVCGACHGPDGNSMAPNFPKLAGQGDRYLLKQLHEIKDGKRQVLEMTGLLTNLNDQDLADIAAFYSSQKSSVGAADPALVARGEALFRGGDLEKGLPACTGCHSPDGQGNAAAGFPHLGGQHAGYVEKQLTDFREGDRTNDGDSMIMRGIAAKLSNKDIKALASYIQGLH, from the coding sequence ATGAACAAAATATTCGTGAGTCTGCTGTTGACCTTGGGCGTCACCGGGATTGCCCAGGCTGCAGGCACCGCTCTTGTGGGCGATGCGGCTGCCGGTCAGGCAAAAACTGCTGTGTGTGGCGCTTGTCACGGTCCAGACGGCAATAGCATGGCCCCTAACTTTCCAAAACTGGCCGGGCAAGGTGATCGCTACCTGCTCAAACAGTTGCATGAAATCAAGGATGGCAAACGCCAGGTGCTGGAAATGACCGGCCTGCTGACCAACCTGAACGATCAGGATCTCGCGGATATTGCGGCTTTCTACTCAAGTCAGAAAAGCTCTGTCGGCGCTGCTGACCCGGCGCTGGTGGCCCGGGGCGAGGCGCTGTTTCGTGGTGGTGACCTGGAAAAAGGCCTGCCTGCCTGCACCGGTTGCCACTCGCCAGACGGCCAAGGCAACGCCGCTGCCGGCTTCCCGCACCTGGGTGGCCAGCACGCCGGTTATGTTGAAAAACAACTGACCGACTTCCGTGAAGGCGATCGTACCAACGACGGCGACTCGATGATCATGCGTGGCATTGCAGCCAAGTTGAGCAACAAGGATATCAAGGCGCTGGCCAGCTACATTCAAGGCCTGCACTAA
- the dsbA gene encoding thiol:disulfide interchange protein DsbA has product MRNLILSAALVSASLFGMTAQAAEPLEAGKQYVELSNAVPVAVPGKIEVVELFWYGCPHCYAFEPVVNPWAEKLPADVNFVRLPAMFGGPWDAHGQMFLTLEAMGVEHKVHAAVFNAIQKEGKRLTKPDEMAEFLATQGVDKDKFLATYNSFAIAGQIKKAKELAQKYGISGVPTMVVNGKYRFDLGTAGGPEGTLDVADQLIAKERAAAASPSKN; this is encoded by the coding sequence ATGCGTAATCTGATTCTCAGCGCCGCTCTCGTCAGCGCCAGCCTGTTTGGCATGACCGCTCAAGCTGCCGAGCCGCTTGAAGCGGGTAAACAATATGTAGAGCTGAGCAACGCGGTGCCCGTAGCGGTGCCTGGCAAGATCGAAGTGGTCGAGCTGTTCTGGTATGGCTGCCCGCATTGCTACGCCTTTGAACCGGTGGTTAATCCATGGGCCGAGAAGCTGCCGGCCGATGTGAACTTTGTGCGTCTGCCTGCCATGTTCGGCGGCCCATGGGACGCTCATGGCCAGATGTTCCTGACGCTGGAAGCCATGGGGGTTGAGCACAAGGTTCACGCGGCCGTGTTCAATGCCATCCAGAAAGAAGGCAAGCGCCTGACCAAGCCTGACGAAATGGCAGAGTTCCTGGCGACACAGGGCGTCGACAAAGACAAATTCCTGGCGACCTACAATTCGTTTGCCATTGCCGGCCAGATCAAAAAAGCCAAAGAGCTTGCCCAGAAGTACGGCATCTCTGGCGTACCGACCATGGTGGTTAACGGTAAATACCGTTTTGACCTTGGCACCGCCGGCGGCCCCGAAGGCACATTGGATGTCGCGGACCAACTGATTGCCAAAGAGCGTGCAGCCGCCGCATCGCCGAGCAAGAACTAA
- a CDS encoding endonuclease/exonuclease/phosphatase family protein produces MRRWKSERIVGLHEAQVNEDHLTSFVMPDDRRLRLLSFNIQVGNSTQNYRHYLTRSWQHVLPHKGRAGNLEKIGGLLSDFDLVALQEADGGSHRSGYVNQVKYLAQQGEFPYWYQQLNRNLGRLAQHSNGVLSRLRPTAIEDHPLPGPAGRGAILVRFGDGPDALVVVVMHLALGTKTRTRQLAYIRELIEGYQHQVLMGDMNTHANDLLQSSPLRDLGLLAPQMEATFPSWRPQRCLDHILLSSSLTLERVQVLDQPISDHLPVAVEIRLPGSVGVDSLPAVIAPASEPLA; encoded by the coding sequence GTGCGGCGCTGGAAAAGCGAGCGAATCGTTGGCTTGCATGAAGCGCAGGTCAACGAGGATCATCTGACATCCTTTGTGATGCCGGATGATCGGCGTTTGCGTTTGCTCAGCTTCAATATCCAGGTCGGCAACAGCACGCAAAACTACCGTCATTACCTGACCCGCAGTTGGCAGCATGTGCTGCCGCACAAAGGGCGGGCCGGTAACCTGGAGAAAATCGGCGGCTTGCTGAGCGACTTCGATCTGGTCGCCCTGCAGGAAGCCGATGGCGGTAGCCACCGCTCCGGCTACGTCAATCAGGTGAAATACCTGGCCCAACAGGGCGAATTCCCTTACTGGTATCAACAACTCAATCGCAATCTCGGGCGCTTGGCCCAGCACAGCAATGGTGTGCTCAGCCGATTACGTCCCACAGCGATTGAGGATCATCCTCTACCTGGGCCGGCAGGGCGCGGCGCAATCCTGGTGCGATTCGGCGATGGCCCGGATGCGCTGGTGGTCGTAGTCATGCACCTGGCGCTGGGGACCAAAACCCGTACACGACAGCTGGCGTATATCCGTGAGTTGATTGAGGGCTACCAGCACCAAGTGTTGATGGGCGACATGAACACTCATGCCAACGATTTGCTGCAGTCCTCGCCGTTGCGGGACTTGGGCTTGCTGGCACCGCAAATGGAGGCGACCTTTCCCAGCTGGCGTCCACAGCGGTGCCTTGATCATATCTTGCTCAGTTCCAGCCTGACCCTTGAGCGTGTACAGGTGCTCGATCAACCCATTTCGGATCACCTGCCGGTGGCGGTTGAAATCCGTTTGCCAGGCTCGGTGGGTGTCGATTCGCTGCCTGCGGTGATAGCGCCAGCCAGCGAGCCCCTTGCATGA
- a CDS encoding GGDEF domain-containing protein, producing the protein MSADDAGRWKEKYLKSIEQQEKLEDRWKARLDLLRRGLVRSTLAAEGTDRSVDQCMKEMREVVRSDEMDAALAALLPRLEKAVLDSEQRRETRTEQISTAMNTLVTQLQALPLPREVSKPLKAFARQLDSRVNHAREMPLLLDELSHLQGQALAPQFGEVRSGLLQRLFGTDKAVAEPAAPEPDVLLPGRRTEAQALEVRPDALPAAEVKPQASSAPPSEVAALQPPLAPVEASPPVPDEPVFDASSSGALESVVAQVEADNNLTENRVEPATPDAELRPVLAQSADASLAAAKPEQASGEVDAVYVLPETPEPSYSSVAAHIESTLLGLLSDLSLPEHHQPQAEAVRSRLEKGLNWYELLPILDDLAVLMLAVTDSGQHEFEAYLKQLNERLESFQNNLQVASEVHVEGRSAVDALHTQLREHVDDLQHSVQDAVDLPSLKHVLENRLEGLLGMIDQHQEQRDVREQDISVHLQSLAERVAQMEQQVLGYREHLEDQRQKALLDPLTGLPNRAAWSERLAQEVMQWQAHGNPLLIAMLDLDHFKRVNDGYGHLAGDKVLKIIAAQLRKHLRPRDFIARFGGEEFVLLIPDTTLALGLQQLEKLRTVIAACPFHFKGEPVTITASIGLSDFRPGDRSDHVLKRADEALYQAKHNGRNRVVQAGS; encoded by the coding sequence ATGAGTGCCGATGACGCCGGGCGCTGGAAAGAGAAATACCTCAAAAGCATCGAGCAGCAGGAAAAGCTCGAAGATCGCTGGAAGGCACGTCTCGATTTGCTGCGCCGTGGCCTGGTGCGTAGCACCCTGGCGGCTGAAGGTACGGATCGAAGCGTCGATCAGTGCATGAAGGAAATGCGCGAGGTGGTGCGCAGTGACGAGATGGACGCAGCGTTGGCTGCGCTCTTGCCCCGGCTTGAAAAAGCCGTGCTCGATTCCGAGCAGCGGCGTGAAACGCGGACCGAGCAGATCAGTACGGCGATGAATACGCTGGTCACGCAACTGCAAGCCTTGCCGCTGCCCCGCGAAGTCAGCAAGCCGCTCAAGGCTTTCGCCCGGCAGCTCGACAGCCGGGTTAACCACGCCCGTGAGATGCCGCTGTTACTGGATGAACTGAGTCATTTGCAGGGACAGGCACTGGCACCGCAATTCGGTGAGGTCAGGTCGGGTTTGTTGCAGCGCTTGTTCGGCACCGATAAAGCAGTGGCCGAACCGGCTGCTCCAGAACCTGACGTCCTGCTGCCCGGGCGTCGAACCGAAGCCCAGGCATTGGAGGTCAGGCCCGATGCACTGCCCGCGGCAGAGGTGAAACCTCAGGCGAGTTCTGCGCCACCGTCGGAAGTGGCCGCCTTACAGCCCCCGTTGGCCCCCGTTGAAGCGTCGCCGCCCGTGCCGGATGAGCCCGTGTTTGATGCGTCATCGAGCGGCGCGCTTGAGTCGGTTGTGGCGCAGGTCGAAGCAGATAATAACCTGACTGAAAACCGCGTAGAGCCTGCGACGCCTGACGCCGAGCTCCGCCCGGTCCTTGCGCAGTCCGCGGATGCTTCACTGGCGGCAGCGAAGCCTGAGCAGGCCAGCGGTGAGGTGGACGCCGTCTATGTCTTGCCTGAAACCCCGGAGCCGTCCTACAGCTCGGTAGCGGCGCATATCGAGTCGACATTGTTGGGATTGCTCAGTGACTTGTCGCTGCCCGAGCACCATCAACCGCAAGCCGAAGCGGTACGCAGCCGTCTGGAAAAAGGGCTCAACTGGTACGAGTTGCTGCCGATCCTCGATGATCTTGCTGTATTGATGCTGGCCGTCACTGACAGTGGCCAGCATGAGTTCGAGGCTTATCTCAAACAGCTCAACGAACGTCTTGAATCGTTCCAGAATAATCTCCAGGTGGCCAGTGAGGTCCACGTCGAGGGCCGGTCGGCGGTTGATGCGCTGCACACTCAGTTGCGCGAGCATGTCGATGATCTGCAACACAGCGTGCAAGATGCGGTCGACTTGCCCAGCCTTAAGCACGTACTGGAGAACCGCCTGGAAGGATTACTGGGCATGATCGACCAGCATCAAGAGCAGCGCGATGTGCGTGAACAGGATATCTCGGTCCATTTGCAATCGTTGGCCGAGCGTGTGGCGCAGATGGAGCAGCAAGTCCTTGGTTATCGTGAGCACCTCGAGGATCAGCGACAGAAGGCGTTGCTCGACCCGTTGACCGGCTTGCCCAATCGGGCGGCCTGGAGCGAACGGCTGGCGCAGGAGGTCATGCAGTGGCAAGCCCACGGCAATCCGCTGCTGATCGCCATGCTCGACCTTGACCATTTCAAGCGAGTCAACGACGGGTATGGTCATCTGGCGGGTGACAAAGTCCTCAAAATCATTGCGGCTCAGTTGCGCAAGCACTTGCGGCCCAGGGATTTCATCGCCAGGTTTGGCGGTGAAGAATTTGTCTTGCTGATTCCCGATACGACGCTGGCGTTGGGCCTGCAGCAGCTCGAAAAGCTGCGGACGGTCATTGCAGCCTGTCCGTTCCACTTCAAGGGAGAGCCGGTGACGATCACGGCTTCTATCGGGCTTTCTGACTTCAGGCCCGGAGACCGCAGCGATCATGTGCTCAAAAGAGCCGATGAAGCGCTGTACCAGGCGAAGCACAATGGGCGCAATCGTGTTGTGCAGGCCGGATCCTGA
- a CDS encoding N-acetylmuramoyl-L-alanine amidase, producing MKLPALILSLALLAGCASGPRMDTNHPSVNHDSRVQFVVLHYTSTSLERSLELLTRGPVSSHYLIGDNPPTIYKLVDENLRAWHAGESEWKGRTWLNSSSIGIEIVNQGFRDTPNGRLWYPYTEGQIQALIVLLKDISTRYKIDPHNIIGHSDIAPLRKLDPGPLFPWKRLADAGFGVWPNAQAVAREQALFAITMPSITWFQQQLAQLGYETPQTGELDVATRHVLAAFQMHFRPSRHDGTPDAESAAILSVLNAPKN from the coding sequence ATGAAACTTCCTGCTCTGATTCTGTCCCTTGCGCTGTTGGCCGGTTGTGCCAGCGGTCCTCGAATGGACACCAACCATCCTTCGGTCAACCACGACAGCCGTGTGCAGTTTGTGGTGCTCCATTACACCTCGACCTCCCTGGAGCGCTCGCTGGAGCTGCTGACCCGCGGGCCGGTCAGCAGTCACTACCTGATTGGCGATAATCCACCCACGATTTATAAATTGGTGGATGAAAATCTGCGCGCCTGGCACGCGGGGGAGAGTGAGTGGAAGGGTCGCACCTGGTTGAATTCCAGCTCCATCGGCATCGAAATCGTCAATCAAGGTTTCCGTGACACGCCGAACGGCCGACTCTGGTATCCCTATACCGAAGGTCAGATCCAGGCTTTGATCGTGCTGCTCAAGGATATTTCGACACGCTACAAGATCGACCCCCACAACATCATTGGTCACAGCGACATTGCGCCCCTGCGCAAGCTCGATCCGGGTCCGCTGTTTCCCTGGAAGCGCTTGGCCGATGCAGGCTTCGGCGTTTGGCCAAATGCTCAGGCCGTCGCGCGTGAACAGGCACTTTTTGCGATCACAATGCCAAGCATCACCTGGTTCCAGCAGCAGTTGGCGCAGTTGGGTTACGAAACCCCGCAAACCGGTGAGCTGGATGTTGCCACCCGCCATGTGCTGGCGGCGTTTCAAATGCACTTCCGGCCCTCTCGCCATGATGGAACGCCGGATGCCGAGAGCGCGGCGATCCTGAGCGTGTTGAACGCCCCAAAGAACTGA